The following coding sequences lie in one Primulina huaijiensis isolate GDHJ02 chromosome 2, ASM1229523v2, whole genome shotgun sequence genomic window:
- the LOC140964230 gene encoding kinesin-like protein KIN-12B, whose translation MKHFMVPRSQILRENHHETAVNAPLSSSPNPKSKSGTPNPSGRKHKSSSKENAQPINSDLNVTSSPSSVPSKLKSPLPPRPPLKRKLSVESAAAAAALENGLVPVNSLDSGVKVIVRVRPPNKNEEEGPHVVQKIANDSLSIAGQIFTFDSIADIESNQMDIFQLVGAPLVENCLAGFNSSVFAYGQTGSGKTYTIWGASNDLLEEEQQGLAPRVFHWLFERIDEEQVKQADRKLVFMCRCSFLEIYNEQITDLLDPSQKNLQIREDVNSGVYVENLTEECVSSMKDVSQLLMKGLSNRRTGSTSVNAESSRSHSVFTCVVESRSKSAADGLSCVKVSRINFVDLAGSERQKQTGAAGERLKEAGNINRSLSQLGNLINILAEVSQTGKHRHIPYRDSKLTFLLQESLGGNAKLAMICAVSPSQSCKSETFSTLRFAQRAKAIKNKAIVNEEMQDDVNVLREVIRQLKDELHRMKTNGNQAGQNGAYATGWNARRSLNLLKFSLNRPLTLPHLDDDGDAEMEILMEGEEVGEANKSLDAREIECPCSQPGVSKDKSVEEARPEIKNTCPGKQGYEDLDVDMEDEAFETVDEDKTTLIIHGNIEKNSEMTLDNGSCVPRKSLLPCPSIQLSSETENTPEKSINCAKDGETFIPSMIPSDVSPILKSPTPSVSPRLNCSRKSLRTSSTASASQSVTRQSNYEASQVSLAKPSNSFCSKSLSNRKNCFMSNDQLASTLQHGIKIIESQRLSSALRRSSFRFSCIPVEAMPVIKVDAGVQTMSITGESLENDTKEPLCHACKARNLHPELSDEDNGQNMQLVPANGSPSYHELKTQVPKAVEKVLAGAIRREMALEEICSKQTTEIIQLNRLIQQYKHERECNAIIGRTREDKIARLESLMDGVLPTEDFMEDELLSLTHEHKILREQYDNHPDVLRTIIEQKRVQDELERYQNFFDLGERDVLLEEIQDLRAQLQFYLDSSQPKASKRKTPLLQLTHSLDSKVAPALCTIPELTEDAGEKLQMERAQWTEAESKWISLVEELRLELEANRSLAQKQNHELNMEKQCSEELKEAMQMAMEGHARMLEQYAELEEKHIQLLARHRRIQDGIDDVKKAASKAGVRGAESKFINALAAEISALKVEREKERRYFRDENRGLQAQLRDTAEAVQAAGELLVRLKEADEAVTAAEKRASMAEQETEMAYREIDKLNKLIAAPYKEEFAAKSQETNVDKNWQEEFAPSYDVVDEPPSWFSGYDRCNI comes from the exons ATGAAGCATTTCATGGTACCGCGTAGCCAAATCTTGAGAGAAAATCACCATGAAACTGCGGTCAATGCTCCATTATCTTCGTCTCCGAACCCCAAATCGAAGTCCGGCACACCGAACCCTAGCGGCCGGAAGCACAAATCATCGTCAAAAGAGAACGCGCAGCCGATAAATTCAGATCTTAACGTCACTTCATCGCCATCCTCCGTTCCTTCGAAGTTGAAGAGCCCGCTTCCGCCTAGGCCGCCTCTCAAGCGCAAGCTCAGTGTGGAGTCCGCTGCGGCTGCTGCGGCTTTGGAGAATGGTTTGGTGCCTGTGAATTCCTTGGATTCTGGGGTTAAG GTGATAGTCCGAGTGAGACCACCAAATAAGAATGAAGAAGAAGGGCCGCATGTGGTTCAAAAAATTGCAAATGATTCTTTATCAATAGCAGGACAAATCTTTACATTTGACTCGATTGCTGATATTGAGTCAAACCAG ATGGATATTTTCCAACTCGTGGGTGCACCACTTGTTGAAAATTGCCTTGCTGGGTTCAACAGCTCTGTATTTGCTTATGGACAG ACTGGGAGTGGGAAGACATACACCATTTGGGGTGCATCAAATGATTTGTTGGAAGAAGAACAACAAGGGTTAGCGCCACGTGTTTTCCACTGGCTCTTTGAAAGGATTGATGAG GAGCAAGTCAAGCAAGCTGACAGAAAACTTGTGTTTATGTGCCGTTGCTCTTTCCTTGAG ATttacaatgaacaaataacTGATTTATTGGATCCAAGTCAAAAGAATCTCCAG ATCAGAGAAGATGTTAACAGTGGTGTTTATGTGGAAAATTTAACAGAGGAATGCGTTTCCTCTATGAAGGACGTGTCACaacttttgatgaag GGATTGTCAAATCGGAGAACTGGCTCTACAAGTGTGAATGCTGAAAGTTCTCGCTCCCACAGCGTTTTCACTTGTGTTGTTGAATCGCGCAGCAAG AGTGCTGCTGATGGTTTAAGCTGCGTGAAGGTTAGCAGAATTAATTTTGTTGACCTTGCTGGATCAGAGAGACAGAAACAAACAGGTGCAGCTGGAGAACGCTTGAAGGAAGCAGGGAATATTAACCGTTCTCTGTCACAACTAGG GAACTTGATAAATATTCTTGCAGAAGTTTCTCAGACAGGGAAGCATAGACACATACCCTACAGGGATTCCAAGTTGACATTCTTACTGCAGGAATCCCTGGGTGGGAATGCCAAACTTGCGATGATATGTGCAGTTTCTCCATCTCAAAG CTGTAAGAGCGAAACTTTCAGCACACTAAGATTTGCACAGCGTGCGAaggcaataaaaaataaagcaaTTGTAAATGAAGAAATGCAGGATGATGTAAATGTCTTGAGAGAAGTTATACGACAACTGAAg GATGAACTCCATCGAATGAAGACCAATGGCAATCAAGCAGGCCAAAATGGTGCTTATGCAACTGGATGGAATGCACGGAGAAGTCTCAACCTACTGAAATTTAGTCTCAACCGGCCATTGACATTGCCTCATCTTGATGATGACGGAGATGCAGAAATGGAAATTCTGATGGAAGGTGAAGAAGTTGGTGAAGCAAATAAAAGTTTGGATGCTCGTGAAATTGAATGTCCATGTTCACAGCCTGGAGTTTCTAAAGATAAAAGTGTTGAGGAAGCTCGGCCTGAGATAAAAAATACATGTCCCGGTAAACAAGGTTACGAGGATTTAGATGTGGATATGGAGGATGAAGCATTTGAAACAGTTGACGAGGATAAAACTACTCTCATCATTCATGGGAACATTGAAAAAAACTCAGAGATGACACTTGACAATGGTTCTTGTGTGCCGAGGAAGTCACTGCTGCCATGCCCCTCAATACAACTATCTTCAGAAACTGAGAACACTCCTGAAAAGTCCATAAATTGTGCTAAAGATGGTGAAACTTTTATTCCCAGTATGATTCCATCTGATGTTTCCCCAATTCTGAAGTCTCCAACACCTAGTGTTTCTCCAAGACTGAATTGCAGCAGGAAAAGTCTTAGAACCTCATCAACTGCGTCAGCTTCTCAGAGTGTCACTCGTCAGAGTAACTATGAGGCTTCACAAGTATCCTTAGCAAAGCCTTCCAACAGCTTTTGTTCGAAGTCTCTTTCTAATCGCAAAAATTGTTTTATGTCCAATGATCAATTGGCTTCCACTCTCCAGCATGGaattaaaataattgagagCCAGCGTCTTAGTTCGGCCCTGAGAAGGTCATCATTCAGATTCTCATGCATACCCGTTGAAGCAATGCCGGTTATAAAAGTTGATGCAGGTGTTCAAACTATGTCTATAACAGGAGAGTCActagaaaatgatacaaaagaACCTTTGTGTCATGCATGCAAGGCCAGAAATTTACATCCAGAGCTTAGCGATGAAGATAATGGCCAGAATATGCAGCTAGTGCCAGCTAATGGATCACCATCATATCACGAGTTGAAGACGCAAGTTCCCAAA GCAGTAGAAAAGGTCTTGGCAGGGGCAATTCGTAGAGAGATGGCATTAGAGGAGATATGTTCCAAACAAACTACTGAGATCATCCAACTAAATCGTTTG ATCCAGCAATACAAACACGAAAGAGAATGTAATGCAATAATTGGTCGAACCCGTGAAGATAAAATTGCTCGCCTTGAAAGCCTGATGGATGGAGTGCTGCCTACTGAAGATTTCATGGAGGATGAGCTATTATCACTAACTCATGAACACAAG ATTCTTCGGGAACAATATGATAATCATCCTGATGTTTTGAGAACAATAATCGAGCAAAAAAGAGTTCAAGATGAATTAGAAAGATATCAAAATTTCTTTGACTTGGGGGAAAGGGATGTTTTGTTGGAAGAAATACAAGACTTACGAGCTCAACTGCAATTTTATCTGGATTCGTCACAGCCTAAGGCATCCAAAAGAAAAACTCCTCTCCTGCAACTTACACATTCGCTTGATTCGAAAGTGGCTCCAGCTTTGTGCACCATTCCAGAGTTGACTGAAGATGCTGGGGAGAAACTTCAGATGGAGAGAGCTCAGTGGACTGAAGCAGAGAGCAAGTGGATTTCCCTAGTAGAAGAACTCAGGTTGGAGCTAGAAGCCAACCGATCTCTTGCTCAAAAGCAAAACCATGAACTAAATATGGAAAAGCAATGCTCGGAAGAGCTTAAAGAAGCAATGCAGATGGCGATGGAGGGCCATGCACGCATGCTTGAACAATATGCAGAGCTTGAAGAGAAACACATTCAATTGCTAGCAAGGCACAGGAGGATTCAAGATGGAATTGATGATGTCAAGAAAGCAGCGTCTAAGGCAGGGGTGAGAGGTGCTGAATCTAAATTTATCAATGCACTAGCAGCAGAAATTTCGGCATTAAAAGTGGAAAGGGAGAAGGAGAGACGATATTTTAGGGATGAAAATAGAGGACTTCAAGCACAGTTGAGGGATACTGCTGAAGCTGTTCAGGCGGCTGGGGAATTACTTGTGAGGCTTAAAGAGGCAGATGAAGCTGTAACCGCTGCAGAG AAGCGAGCTTCAATGGCGGAACAAGAGACTGAAATGGCTTACAGAGAGATAGATAAATTGAATAAATTGATTGCAGCCCCTTACAAAGAAGAATTCGCTGCCAAGAGCCAAGAAACCAATGTTGATAAGAATTGGCAAGAGGAATTTGCGCCATCTTATGATGTTGTAGATGAGCCTCCTTCATGGTTCTCTGGCTATGACCGTTGTAACATTTAA